Proteins found in one Rhodobacteraceae bacterium D3-12 genomic segment:
- a CDS encoding recombinase family protein, which produces MTKPIIRKLRCAIYTRKSSEEGLEQEFNSLHAQREACEAYIASQRSEGWVLVRDQYDDGGISGGTLDRPALQRLMEDIEDGLVDVVVVYKIDRLSRALTDFAKLVEVFDRNGVTFVSVTQSFNTTTSMGRLTLNILLSFAQFEREVTAERIRDKFAASRKKGMWMGGVPPYGYRVENRKLVIDEERADHVRWVYERFIRVGSGTELAREIAAKGVLTPRGNPMDKKFIYRLLNNRAYIGEAVHKGNSYPGEHDAIVEKDVWDKVHAILQKSPRTRAARTRARTPALLKGLLYGPDGAAFSPTHTRKGGKLYRYYFSQTVLKRGAGTCPIGRVPAGEIEAAVIDQLRTVFRQPEIVAGTSKAARANADDITETDARVALQQLDPLWDELFPAEQARIVALLVERVDIDIGGLKVRLRVDGLSGLAREMLAGGIEAAA; this is translated from the coding sequence ATTATCCGGAAACTGCGCTGCGCGATCTACACGCGTAAATCCTCCGAGGAAGGGCTGGAGCAAGAGTTCAACAGCCTGCATGCCCAACGCGAGGCCTGCGAAGCCTACATCGCTAGCCAACGGTCCGAAGGATGGGTGCTGGTCCGCGATCAGTATGACGACGGCGGTATTTCCGGCGGCACATTGGACCGCCCTGCCCTGCAGCGCCTGATGGAAGACATTGAGGACGGTCTCGTTGACGTGGTCGTGGTTTACAAGATCGACCGCTTAAGTCGCGCGCTGACCGACTTCGCCAAGCTGGTGGAAGTGTTCGACCGCAACGGCGTGACCTTCGTGTCCGTCACACAGTCGTTCAACACGACCACCTCCATGGGTCGGTTGACGTTGAACATCCTGCTCAGCTTTGCACAGTTCGAGCGCGAGGTAACCGCAGAGCGCATCCGCGACAAGTTCGCCGCGAGTCGGAAGAAAGGCATGTGGATGGGCGGGGTGCCGCCCTACGGCTATCGTGTTGAGAACCGGAAATTGGTCATCGATGAAGAACGAGCGGACCATGTGCGGTGGGTTTACGAGCGGTTCATCCGGGTCGGCTCCGGCACCGAACTGGCCCGAGAAATCGCTGCCAAGGGTGTCCTGACCCCAAGAGGCAACCCCATGGACAAAAAGTTCATCTACCGCCTGCTCAACAACCGCGCCTATATCGGCGAGGCGGTCCACAAGGGCAACAGTTATCCCGGTGAGCACGACGCTATTGTCGAAAAAGATGTTTGGGACAAAGTGCATGCGATCTTGCAGAAAAGCCCCCGCACACGCGCCGCCCGAACCCGCGCGAGAACACCAGCTCTGCTGAAAGGTTTGCTCTACGGACCAGACGGCGCGGCGTTTTCGCCAACGCACACGCGCAAGGGCGGCAAGCTCTACCGTTACTATTTCAGCCAGACAGTTCTGAAGCGCGGTGCTGGAACATGCCCCATCGGCCGCGTGCCCGCGGGAGAGATCGAGGCGGCTGTCATCGATCAGCTTCGCACCGTCTTCCGCCAACCCGAGATCGTGGCCGGGACGTCGAAAGCGGCGCGCGCCAACGCCGATGACATCACCGAGACCGATGCTCGCGTGGCCCTGCAACAGCTTGACCCGCTGTGGGACGAACTCTTCCCCGCCGAACAAGCCCGCATCGTGGCGCTGCTGGTCGAGCGCGTCGACATCGACATAGGTGGGCTAAAGGTCAGGCTGCGCGTTGACGGGCTCAGTGGCCTTGCGCGCGAAATGCTTGCAGGCGGCATAGAGGCGGCGGCATGA
- a CDS encoding DNA cytosine methyltransferase, with translation MKHTYYDFFAGGGMAGFGLEAGWECLFANDIDAKKAESYRANHHGGKELLLKDVASVTVDEIPDKADLLWASFPCQDLSLAGKGAGLAGKRSGMFKPFWKLVRQLHASGRGPKMIALENVYGAITSNGGRDFATLAAAFSGLGYRFGAVVVDAVHFLPQSRPRFFMIGVRGDLQIPNELVQNDPSTLWHPPALVEGHRLLSKAAAERWIWWNLPVPALRNTNLSSLIEEKPTGVKWHTKAETKYLLDMMTDHNRKKVEAAKEQKTKVVGTIYRRTRPDEAGIKRQRAEVRFDEVAGCLRTPAGGSSRQTIMLVEGERVRSRLLSPREAAALMGLPDTYVLPSRYNDAYKLAGDGVAVPVVRHLAENIFEPVLARIDSP, from the coding sequence ATGAAGCACACATATTATGACTTTTTTGCTGGTGGAGGCATGGCAGGCTTCGGACTTGAAGCAGGATGGGAGTGCCTTTTCGCCAACGACATCGATGCCAAAAAAGCTGAGAGTTACCGAGCCAACCACCACGGCGGAAAGGAACTTCTGCTTAAGGATGTTGCGAGTGTCACCGTAGATGAGATTCCGGACAAGGCTGACCTTTTGTGGGCTTCATTCCCTTGCCAAGACCTATCGCTTGCAGGCAAAGGTGCAGGACTAGCTGGAAAACGCAGCGGTATGTTCAAGCCATTCTGGAAGCTGGTTAGACAGCTGCACGCGTCAGGACGCGGGCCAAAGATGATAGCTTTGGAGAACGTGTACGGTGCGATCACTAGCAATGGTGGTCGCGATTTTGCGACCTTGGCTGCTGCTTTCTCTGGACTTGGATATCGCTTTGGTGCGGTTGTCGTCGATGCTGTTCATTTTCTTCCTCAATCACGCCCTCGGTTTTTCATGATCGGCGTCCGTGGCGATCTTCAAATTCCGAATGAACTTGTGCAGAATGACCCGTCAACACTCTGGCATCCTCCTGCACTTGTGGAAGGGCATCGTTTGCTATCGAAGGCTGCAGCCGAGCGGTGGATATGGTGGAACTTACCTGTGCCTGCGTTGCGCAACACTAACCTATCAAGCCTGATCGAGGAAAAGCCAACTGGTGTGAAGTGGCACACGAAGGCAGAGACCAAATACCTTCTCGACATGATGACTGACCACAACCGAAAGAAAGTTGAAGCTGCGAAGGAACAAAAGACTAAGGTCGTAGGAACTATTTATCGTCGAACCCGACCGGATGAGGCCGGGATTAAGCGCCAACGTGCAGAAGTGAGATTTGACGAAGTCGCGGGATGCCTGCGAACACCAGCGGGTGGTTCAAGCCGTCAGACGATCATGTTGGTTGAGGGAGAAAGAGTTCGCTCTCGCCTTTTGTCACCGCGGGAAGCAGCCGCGCTCATGGGCCTGCCTGACACTTATGTTCTGCCGTCTCGCTACAACGATGCCTATAAACTCGCGGGTGATGGGGTTGCGGTGCCTGTGGTCAGGCATCTAGCCGAGAATATCTTCGAACCAGTGCTCGCAAGGATCGACTCGCCCTAG
- a CDS encoding GIY-YIG nuclease family protein, translating into MPDKDPFSTKQPAFETKELRKSLKRFMATEFQDDVSGTAGRIGSFRWGVYAFYDYDGEPIYVGQTKEQVSGRVGRHLTGQRSDAVAKSILDPLEVKDIEVWPLPQYQGVTKKKNPSEFKEAAEHLDALEYAVHQNLIAKSRFGAILNEKDPPKPKKPIVPQKSIRSRIVSDSVLEIRSHPDFRIFRRATVISRLSQGIAERDVKVGLRRVLLVQAKRLQWLAEQRYQALGGDTGLEVGREENGGDED; encoded by the coding sequence ATGCCCGACAAAGACCCGTTTTCTACAAAACAGCCCGCGTTCGAAACGAAAGAACTCCGCAAAAGCCTGAAGAGGTTCATGGCTACGGAGTTCCAAGATGATGTGTCCGGTACGGCAGGTCGAATTGGTAGCTTTAGATGGGGTGTATACGCCTTCTACGACTACGATGGTGAGCCGATCTATGTTGGCCAAACCAAAGAACAAGTAAGTGGACGGGTTGGACGCCACCTGACCGGTCAACGTTCAGACGCAGTTGCGAAGTCAATTCTTGACCCATTAGAGGTTAAGGACATAGAGGTTTGGCCACTTCCTCAATATCAAGGCGTCACGAAAAAGAAGAACCCGTCGGAATTTAAAGAAGCCGCAGAGCACCTAGACGCTTTGGAATATGCCGTTCACCAAAATCTCATTGCGAAGAGTAGATTTGGTGCGATCCTCAATGAGAAAGACCCACCCAAGCCCAAGAAACCAATTGTTCCACAAAAATCGATTAGAAGTCGCATCGTGTCAGATAGCGTACTGGAAATTCGCTCCCATCCCGACTTTAGGATTTTCCGTCGTGCAACCGTTATTTCCCGTTTGAGCCAAGGTATTGCGGAGCGAGATGTGAAAGTTGGGCTGCGCCGGGTGCTCCTGGTTCAGGCAAAGCGTCTGCAGTGGCTTGCGGAACAGAGGTATCAAGCCTTGGGTGGCGACACTGGCCTCGAGGTCGGCCGGGAGGAAAACGGTGGCGACGAAGACTGA
- a CDS encoding very short patch repair endonuclease, producing the protein MATKTDTKRSQIKRAVKCKDTTPEMVVRRLVHSLGYRYRLHRSDLPGQPDLVFGPHRKLIFVHGCFWHGHTCKRGNHQPKTNADYWRKNIQVNKERDKSTLEELHVGGWETLVIWECETRQETPKQRIDTFLRSIKQMANLSFPPVSSKYYADIAKQFL; encoded by the coding sequence GTGGCGACGAAGACTGACACAAAACGGTCGCAGATCAAGCGGGCGGTCAAATGCAAAGATACTACGCCTGAAATGGTCGTGCGCCGCTTGGTTCACTCACTTGGATATCGCTACCGACTGCACCGTAGTGACCTTCCTGGCCAACCCGATCTTGTCTTTGGGCCGCATCGAAAATTGATCTTCGTTCACGGCTGTTTTTGGCATGGACACACCTGCAAGCGTGGAAATCATCAGCCAAAAACCAACGCTGATTACTGGAGAAAGAATATCCAAGTGAATAAAGAGCGCGACAAATCCACACTCGAGGAATTGCATGTTGGAGGTTGGGAAACCTTGGTGATATGGGAGTGTGAAACAAGACAAGAAACACCAAAACAGCGAATTGATACCTTTCTCCGCTCCATAAAACAGATGGCAAATCTTAGCTTTCCGCCCGTTTCCAGTAAGTATTATGCCGATATAGCGAAACAGTTTTTGTAA
- a CDS encoding ParB N-terminal domain-containing protein translates to MNPVIDQERAGFLALRAQKASKQLLPQWVRPEKELPVVTLPIEWVRFSTLNHRTRAEQDREIRKSGNAALFTEDPLGDQAQTIQLKILSDQGGFEELKGDLKERGQQEPAVVTAEGILINGNRRAAALRKLWLDNHVENARYIRAFVLPADATKDELIDLETELQVSKDYREEYSWVNEALLIEEIFESSNKNWEKVAKRMRLEKDEVQEQYEKLQQLHQLVALSNGKKFHADFVGNNSAFRELAIHVRGKSPQEAASVRSVYFLGTLAGTNYRDLRHLRRSDAVEFVREEFSNDLFLKSLLNSSSDSGDNPSFDLLDDVLGEGNGSSTPDLNPVLSFLAAQQPEEIVTLPTGEEVAVEQLLTSVKSAVDAAAKEASENVKDAKAVVAPIKKLDLAKENINRAGAALAKARSQSEWDENAFQDKIAEVKAAIGRIETL, encoded by the coding sequence TTGAACCCAGTAATTGACCAAGAGCGGGCGGGTTTTCTAGCCCTTCGAGCTCAGAAAGCTAGCAAACAGCTTCTGCCACAATGGGTTCGGCCGGAAAAGGAGTTGCCCGTCGTAACTTTGCCGATTGAATGGGTGCGCTTTTCAACGCTGAATCACAGAACACGCGCTGAACAGGACCGCGAAATACGCAAAAGCGGCAATGCCGCATTGTTTACTGAGGATCCACTCGGAGACCAGGCCCAAACTATTCAACTTAAAATCTTGTCGGATCAAGGCGGTTTCGAAGAGCTTAAGGGAGATCTGAAAGAGCGAGGTCAGCAAGAACCTGCGGTAGTGACGGCCGAGGGAATTCTTATAAATGGAAATCGCCGCGCAGCCGCTTTAAGAAAGCTTTGGCTCGATAATCATGTTGAAAATGCTCGTTACATCCGCGCCTTTGTTCTGCCCGCAGACGCTACAAAGGACGAATTGATTGATCTTGAGACAGAGCTTCAAGTTTCAAAGGATTATCGGGAGGAATATTCGTGGGTAAATGAAGCCCTTCTAATAGAAGAAATATTTGAATCATCAAATAAGAACTGGGAGAAAGTTGCGAAAAGAATGCGCCTTGAAAAGGATGAAGTTCAAGAGCAGTATGAAAAACTTCAGCAACTTCACCAGCTAGTCGCACTATCCAATGGGAAGAAATTTCATGCGGATTTCGTTGGCAACAACTCCGCTTTTCGAGAATTGGCAATCCACGTTCGCGGCAAGTCACCGCAAGAAGCAGCATCCGTTCGTAGCGTATATTTTCTTGGAACACTCGCAGGGACAAATTACCGTGATCTAAGACATCTTAGGAGAAGTGACGCTGTTGAATTTGTGCGGGAGGAGTTCTCTAATGACTTGTTTTTGAAGTCTCTTCTTAACAGCTCTTCTGATAGCGGCGATAATCCATCTTTTGACTTGTTGGATGATGTTCTGGGTGAAGGCAATGGGTCAAGTACACCAGACCTCAATCCTGTTCTGTCTTTTCTGGCCGCACAACAACCTGAGGAAATTGTTACTTTGCCGACTGGCGAGGAGGTCGCAGTTGAGCAACTGTTGACGTCTGTTAAGAGCGCGGTCGATGCAGCTGCAAAAGAAGCGAGTGAAAATGTAAAGGACGCGAAAGCAGTTGTCGCACCAATTAAGAAGCTAGACTTGGCAAAAGAGAACATCAACCGAGCTGGGGCCGCGCTAGCAAAGGCAAGATCTCAAAGTGAGTGGGACGAGAACGCGTTCCAAGACAAAATTGCTGAGGTCAAGGCGGCCATCGGCAGAATAGAGACACTGTAA
- a CDS encoding DEAD/DEAH box helicase, with translation MITAELYREGRPTVIIERDEEANPGAWARLQEALARGIDSGSSLRTVVHADVFLSELSVLRELRDVFGERVQPGPTLSDQLRSMASDRIARERVVEGGAADDATHDALENELSQAGFKRKLRRFQTRNLLRLVSLPHGADFSVPGAGKTTVALAAYAVLRARGVVRRLAVIGPIAAFGAWKEELVACFEKPPLLLIHAGAGTVIPANTEVLLSNYNRTASDYDTVRSFVAAEPTQVILDEAHRVKRGAAGVHGRAVLDLAYAARRRDVLTGTPAPQGAFDLVALVSFLFPGQDRQVLPDAAYFERKGRDEDVLIETNSAIRRYFVRTAKAELDLPPTSFEVVREPMPPIQAAIYDALLGQYRSTFSLPDRGRHEMQRLGRIVMYLLEAATNPMLLTAGSDESDDPAFLHPPLELQGHEPLADLLARYSSFEQPWKYQRVCSIVKQSVEKGEKILIWSSFVKNLKALARLLDRYQPAVVHGGVPSDEMAPPGVITREREFERFRHDPSCAVLLANPAACGEGVSLHHWCHHAVYLDRTFNAGHFLQSQDRIHRLGLSQEVVTRFTLLISAGSIDDSVDGRLAEKVGALSLLMDDPGLVQIALPSADEGSGGTPAFDDDYQAIAAHIAAGNA, from the coding sequence ATGATCACCGCTGAGCTGTATCGCGAAGGCCGGCCTACTGTAATAATCGAACGCGATGAAGAGGCGAACCCAGGAGCTTGGGCGCGCCTTCAAGAGGCTTTGGCGCGTGGTATCGACTCTGGATCTTCTCTTCGGACGGTCGTTCACGCGGACGTCTTCCTCTCGGAATTGAGCGTCCTACGTGAACTACGTGATGTTTTCGGTGAACGTGTCCAGCCTGGCCCAACTTTGTCCGACCAACTCCGTTCCATGGCGTCAGATCGCATAGCGCGTGAAAGGGTCGTTGAAGGTGGAGCAGCAGACGATGCGACGCATGATGCTCTAGAAAACGAACTCTCGCAAGCTGGGTTCAAACGGAAGCTCAGGCGTTTCCAAACAAGAAATCTACTTAGGCTTGTGAGCCTTCCTCATGGTGCGGATTTTTCTGTGCCGGGCGCAGGAAAGACTACCGTCGCGTTAGCTGCCTACGCTGTTCTACGCGCTCGTGGCGTCGTTCGACGCCTTGCCGTAATTGGGCCGATCGCGGCCTTCGGTGCGTGGAAGGAGGAGCTTGTGGCCTGTTTTGAAAAGCCACCGCTTCTCTTGATCCATGCTGGCGCAGGAACGGTCATACCGGCAAATACCGAGGTCTTACTATCCAACTACAATCGTACGGCGAGCGACTATGATACCGTACGATCCTTCGTGGCCGCTGAACCAACACAAGTAATCCTTGATGAAGCACATAGGGTCAAGCGCGGGGCGGCAGGTGTGCACGGGAGAGCCGTTCTTGACCTTGCCTACGCGGCTCGTCGTCGGGACGTGCTCACTGGAACCCCTGCACCCCAAGGCGCATTCGACTTGGTTGCATTGGTAAGCTTCCTTTTCCCAGGACAAGATAGGCAGGTGCTTCCAGACGCCGCATACTTTGAACGCAAAGGTCGAGATGAAGACGTTCTCATTGAAACTAATAGCGCAATAAGACGATATTTTGTCCGTACGGCAAAAGCGGAGTTGGATCTGCCCCCTACCAGTTTCGAAGTGGTGCGGGAACCTATGCCGCCCATTCAAGCAGCGATTTACGACGCTCTGCTAGGTCAGTATCGATCAACGTTTTCTCTTCCTGACCGAGGTCGTCACGAGATGCAAAGATTAGGGCGGATCGTGATGTACCTTTTGGAGGCTGCAACGAACCCAATGTTGCTTACCGCTGGTTCGGACGAAAGTGATGATCCGGCGTTTCTGCATCCGCCGTTGGAACTTCAAGGCCACGAACCATTGGCCGATTTGCTAGCTCGTTACAGCAGCTTTGAACAGCCTTGGAAGTATCAGCGTGTTTGTTCGATCGTCAAACAATCTGTCGAAAAAGGCGAAAAAATTCTGATTTGGTCCAGCTTTGTAAAAAACCTCAAGGCTCTAGCCCGTCTCTTGGATCGGTATCAACCAGCTGTTGTTCATGGCGGGGTACCTTCTGACGAGATGGCTCCTCCTGGAGTCATTACACGCGAGCGGGAATTCGAACGCTTCCGACACGACCCGTCTTGCGCTGTACTCTTAGCTAACCCCGCTGCTTGTGGTGAAGGCGTCAGCCTTCATCATTGGTGCCATCATGCTGTATATTTGGATAGAACATTTAACGCTGGGCACTTTCTCCAAAGCCAGGATCGCATCCATCGGCTAGGTCTATCCCAGGAAGTAGTCACACGTTTCACTTTGCTAATTAGCGCGGGATCAATCGACGACTCAGTCGATGGAAGACTCGCGGAGAAAGTAGGCGCACTGTCATTATTGATGGACGATCCGGGACTTGTCCAAATTGCGTTGCCATCAGCGGATGAAGGCTCAGGGGGCACGCCAGCATTTGACGACGACTATCAGGCAATTGCCGCTCATATCGCAGCTGGAAATGCTTGA
- a CDS encoding DUF3883 domain-containing protein, which produces MLDREADLTTLKGIARLLLRNRPPNWLRAVVSNGRLAPELIPQRDFNAISWLGDDLEEILVTAHQQVYGAADEHLRKLLGDAGELAIMSALSRDGYNPRHVSLISDRYGYDIELNDGFRTIGLEIKAAVDATAGRAFISRNEFDVAKRMGKRWKLVQVTFSSRVIASGRATAGDVERIRELASHSLVEMAPVEKEGFRWTRAAEIRPSETEWKPSNLRVGEEFEALLSSDEA; this is translated from the coding sequence ATGTTGGATCGAGAAGCTGATCTGACCACTCTTAAAGGCATTGCTCGGCTACTCCTGCGAAACCGACCGCCGAATTGGCTCAGAGCAGTTGTCAGCAACGGTCGTTTGGCACCTGAATTGATCCCACAACGTGACTTTAACGCGATCTCATGGCTAGGAGATGATTTAGAAGAGATATTGGTCACGGCTCATCAACAGGTGTATGGCGCAGCAGATGAACATTTACGTAAGCTGCTAGGCGATGCCGGAGAACTTGCGATAATGTCTGCCTTGAGCCGCGATGGCTACAATCCGCGACATGTTTCGCTCATTTCCGATCGCTATGGATATGACATAGAGCTCAACGATGGTTTCCGAACTATAGGACTGGAAATCAAAGCCGCTGTAGACGCTACGGCTGGCCGCGCATTCATTTCCCGCAACGAATTCGACGTCGCGAAAAGGATGGGCAAACGATGGAAGCTGGTCCAAGTGACCTTTTCATCACGGGTGATAGCAAGTGGGCGAGCAACCGCAGGAGACGTGGAAAGGATACGCGAACTGGCTAGTCACTCACTCGTCGAGATGGCACCAGTCGAGAAAGAGGGATTTCGTTGGACCCGAGCAGCAGAAATTCGCCCCTCTGAAACTGAATGGAAGCCCAGCAACCTTCGAGTCGGAGAGGAGTTTGAGGCCTTACTGTCCAGTGACGAAGCATAG
- a CDS encoding GMP synthase, with translation MVAFNHTVARFAVWNLAGNDKFPGGDGDGIDPEGRKSWHQVLGLALLDAEFVTLVEVFPDEHIALMAERLAEKGLDYNVTYLPQPHSHLGIGFLHKPGIEVSNPRFIPGSQGTYVGGRQGFAVDVRIGTRFKAVVIGVHLKSGRDADDQAKRDSQCRVIGDWITALHDTPGYKQHAILLMGDFNMIPGQDVSNFHHLGGEDVMDFVSCWDLQDRYSHILESGRANLLDGFAVSRRFSTRYVSGSLRLFPMHWTLKMGREKFRAQVSDHLPFVASFRVF, from the coding sequence ATGGTTGCATTCAATCACACAGTGGCGCGATTTGCGGTTTGGAACCTTGCCGGGAATGACAAGTTCCCCGGCGGTGATGGTGACGGGATTGATCCGGAGGGGCGCAAATCATGGCATCAGGTTCTGGGGCTGGCGCTGCTTGATGCCGAGTTCGTGACGCTGGTCGAGGTGTTCCCGGATGAGCACATCGCCCTAATGGCTGAGCGGTTGGCCGAGAAGGGGTTGGACTACAACGTCACCTACCTACCGCAGCCTCACAGCCACCTTGGCATCGGGTTCCTGCACAAGCCGGGGATCGAGGTGAGCAATCCGCGGTTTATTCCGGGATCGCAAGGCACCTATGTAGGGGGGCGGCAGGGGTTTGCCGTCGATGTGCGGATCGGGACGCGGTTCAAAGCGGTCGTGATCGGCGTGCATCTGAAATCCGGGCGTGACGCCGATGACCAAGCCAAGCGCGACAGCCAATGCCGGGTCATTGGCGACTGGATCACCGCGCTGCACGATACGCCGGGATACAAGCAGCACGCGATCTTGCTGATGGGCGATTTCAACATGATCCCCGGTCAGGATGTGAGCAATTTCCACCATCTGGGCGGCGAGGACGTTATGGATTTCGTCTCGTGCTGGGATTTGCAGGACCGCTATTCGCATATCCTCGAAAGCGGGCGGGCGAACCTGCTTGACGGTTTCGCGGTAAGCCGGCGGTTTTCGACCCGCTATGTCAGCGGCAGCCTGCGGCTGTTTCCGATGCATTGGACGTTGAAGATGGGCCGCGAAAAGTTCCGCGCGCAGGTGTCGGACCATCTGCCGTTTGTGGCGTCGTTTCGGGTGTTTTAA
- a CDS encoding alanyl-tRNA editing protein, whose translation MSAPLFRENAYQRDAEARVKLLTPEGGIVLDQTVFYPTGGGQPGDSGTLSWQGHQIDIATTVKGEGDDIVLVPAAPVALPPEGTLVDQNLNWDRRHHHMRVHTALHLLSVVLPLPVTGGQIGADKGRLDFAMPDPPEDRDAVEAELNALIDRDLPVIEHWITEQELDANPGLVKTLSVKPPRGAGRVRLVAIGEGDEVIDLQPCGGTHVARTAEIGRLRLGKIENKGKQNRRVYIHLD comes from the coding sequence ATGAGCGCGCCATTGTTTCGCGAGAATGCGTATCAGCGTGACGCCGAAGCGCGGGTCAAATTGCTGACCCCTGAGGGCGGGATCGTGTTGGATCAGACGGTGTTTTACCCCACGGGCGGCGGGCAGCCGGGCGACAGTGGCACGCTGAGCTGGCAGGGGCATCAGATCGACATCGCCACCACCGTCAAGGGCGAGGGCGATGACATTGTGCTGGTGCCTGCCGCGCCGGTTGCCTTGCCGCCCGAAGGCACGTTGGTTGACCAAAACCTCAATTGGGACCGCCGCCACCATCATATGCGGGTGCATACTGCGCTGCATCTGCTGTCGGTCGTTTTGCCCTTGCCGGTGACCGGTGGGCAGATTGGTGCCGACAAGGGGCGGCTCGATTTCGCGATGCCCGACCCGCCCGAGGACCGCGACGCCGTCGAGGCGGAGTTGAATGCGTTGATCGACCGCGATTTGCCGGTGATTGAGCACTGGATCACCGAGCAGGAGCTTGACGCGAACCCCGGCCTTGTCAAAACCCTGTCGGTCAAGCCGCCACGAGGAGCGGGGCGGGTGCGCCTTGTGGCCATTGGCGAGGGGGACGAGGTGATTGACCTGCAACCCTGTGGCGGCACCCATGTGGCGCGCACTGCCGAGATTGGCCGCCTGCGGCTGGGCAAGATCGAGAACAAGGGCAAGCAGAACCGGCGGGTTTATATCCATCTGGACTGA